One Burkholderia gladioli genomic window, CTCCGGCGTGGCCAAGACGACCATCTACCGGCGCTGGCCCAATGCCGCCGCGGTGATCATGGATGCCTTCCTCGCGGACATCCAGCCCCATATCGTCTACCCCCGGGGCTCGACGCCGCGCGAAACCTTCCGCAACGTGCTTCGCGATTTCGCGCGCGCGCTCGATCCCTCACGCCGCGAGTTGCTGCGCCACCTGATCGGCGCGGCGCAGTCGGACCCGGAGCTGGCGCGCGAATTCTGGGAGAAATGGATCGGGCCGCGACGCGAGGAAGGACGCAATGCCCTGAAGATGGCGGGCATGTCGCAGCAGGAAGAGGCGGTCATGATCGACCTGCTGTTTGGTGCCTTCTACTATCGATTGCTGATGCCCTATGCCGAGATCGACGACGCGTATATCGACCTGGTGGTGCGGATGGTGATTCCGGAAACGGCTTGATCGATCGGGCCTGGCCGCTCGGATGGGCTTGCAGGGGCAATGCAAGCCGCGACGGATCGC contains:
- a CDS encoding TetR/AcrR family transcriptional regulator, which gives rise to MTMEKGRAGRARSNATTASVQAAALQLARELGPSRVTIDGIATASGVAKTTIYRRWPNAAAVIMDAFLADIQPHIVYPRGSTPRETFRNVLRDFARALDPSRRELLRHLIGAAQSDPELAREFWEKWIGPRREEGRNALKMAGMSQQEEAVMIDLLFGAFYYRLLMPYAEIDDAYIDLVVRMVIPETA